In one Rugosibacter aromaticivorans genomic region, the following are encoded:
- a CDS encoding NADH-quinone oxidoreductase subunit M, with the protein MNAHFLSLAIWVPILGAIPVLLLGSERRFLVRWLTLAVALAGFAVTLPLYTGFDSTQASMQFVEQAPWMPRFNLQYLLGVDGISMPFILLNSFITIMVVLAGWDVIEKKQAQYMGAFLIMSGLMNGIFSALDGILFYVFFEASLIPMYLIIGVWGGPKRVYAAIKFFLYTLLGSLLMLVALIWLFLTSGGSANILDWHQLQLGMTPQILLFIAFLVSFAVKVPMWPVHTWLPDAHVEAPTGGSVVLAAIALKLGAYGFVRFSLPIAPDASHYLAPLMIALSLTAVIYIGFVALVQADMKKLVAYSSISHMGFVTLGFFIFNPLGVEGSLVQMISHGFISAAMFLCIGVMYDRMHSRQIADYGGVVNTMPKFAAFFMLFSMANAGLPATSGFVGEFMVILGAVKFNFWVGMAAAVTLILGAAYTLWMYKRVVFGAITNSHVAALSDIGFREFLILALLAICVLAMGLYPYPFTEVMHASVDNLLKHVAASKL; encoded by the coding sequence ATGAATGCGCATTTCTTAAGTCTTGCAATCTGGGTTCCCATTCTTGGCGCGATTCCCGTGCTTTTGCTCGGGTCAGAGCGCCGTTTCCTGGTGCGCTGGCTGACGCTTGCCGTGGCGCTTGCCGGGTTTGCCGTGACCTTGCCACTTTATACAGGGTTTGACTCAACTCAGGCGAGCATGCAGTTTGTTGAGCAGGCCCCTTGGATGCCACGCTTCAATCTGCAATACCTGCTGGGTGTTGATGGAATTTCCATGCCCTTTATTTTGCTTAACAGTTTCATCACGATCATGGTGGTTCTGGCCGGGTGGGACGTGATCGAAAAAAAACAGGCTCAGTATATGGGTGCCTTTTTGATCATGTCGGGGCTGATGAATGGCATTTTCAGTGCGTTGGATGGGATATTGTTTTATGTGTTTTTTGAGGCATCACTCATCCCGATGTACCTCATCATTGGCGTGTGGGGTGGTCCCAAGCGAGTTTACGCCGCGATTAAATTTTTCCTCTATACGCTGCTCGGCTCTTTACTCATGCTGGTGGCTTTGATCTGGCTATTTTTGACCTCAGGTGGGAGTGCAAACATTCTTGACTGGCACCAGTTGCAGTTGGGAATGACGCCGCAGATTCTGCTGTTCATTGCATTTTTGGTGTCCTTCGCCGTCAAGGTGCCGATGTGGCCGGTGCATACCTGGCTACCGGACGCCCACGTTGAAGCGCCCACCGGCGGCTCGGTGGTTCTGGCGGCGATTGCCTTGAAACTCGGCGCTTATGGTTTTGTGCGGTTTTCACTGCCTATTGCACCGGATGCGAGCCATTACCTCGCGCCCCTCATGATCGCTTTGTCGCTCACGGCGGTGATTTACATTGGCTTTGTTGCACTCGTTCAGGCTGACATGAAAAAGCTGGTGGCTTACTCTTCAATCTCGCACATGGGGTTTGTCACCCTCGGCTTTTTTATCTTCAATCCGCTAGGCGTTGAGGGTTCGCTGGTGCAAATGATTTCGCATGGCTTTATTTCTGCAGCCATGTTCTTGTGCATTGGCGTCATGTATGACCGCATGCATTCGCGACAGATTGCGGATTACGGCGGCGTCGTCAATACCATGCCCAAGTTCGCCGCCTTCTTCATGCTGTTCTCCATGGCGAACGCCGGCTTGCCGGCCACTTCGGGCTTTGTGGGTGAGTTCATGGTGATTTTAGGTGCGGTGAAGTTCAATTTTTGGGTCGGTATGGCTGCTGCAGTAACGCTTATTCTGGGTGCGGCATACACACTGTGGATGTATAAGCGGGTGGTGTTTGGGGCTATTACCAACTCGCACGTGGCGGCCTTGTCTGATATCGGGTTTCGTGAGTTTTTAATTCTTGCGCTGCTGGCAATTTGTGTATTGGCGATGGGTCTTTATCCGTATCCGTTCACTGAGGTAATGCATGCCTCTGTAGATAACCTGTTGAAGCATGTTGCAGCAAGCAAACTGTAA
- the nuoL gene encoding NADH-quinone oxidoreductase subunit L encodes MDIKTLYLLVPLAPLAGALLAGLFGKLIGRTGAHVVTIVGVAVSLAASILVYQDVQAGHHFNGVLYTWLESGGLKLHIGFLIDPLTVMMMLVVTFVSLMVHIYTIGYMADDPGYQRFFSYISLFTFSMLMLVMSNNFVQLFFGWEAVGLVSYLLIGFWYTRPTAIYANLKAFLVNRVGDFGFLLGIALIAAYAGSLDYAEVFAKRNELAAMVETVTGWPLMTAICICLFIGAMGKSAQVPLHVWLPDSMEGPTPISALIHAATMVTAGIFMVTRMSPLFELSDTALSFVLVIGAITALFMGFLGIIQNDIKRVVAYSTLSQLGYMTVALGVSAYPIAVFHLMTHAFFKALLFLGAGSVIIGCHHNQDMRYMGGLRKYMPITWITSLLGSLALIGFPFLSGFYSKDSIIEAVQASHLWGSGFAYFAVVAGVFVTAFYSFRMYFLVFHGAERYDQAPHDEHHATHGDHHGSSKPHESPWVITLPLVLLAIPSVVIGFFTIQPMLFGDWFGSAIMIDVVKHPPMAHLTEEFHGALTMAMHGLASLPFFLAISGVALSWFFYLKRPDIPAAIQKAVMPLYTLLDNKYYFDKFNEVFFAGGARLLGRGLWKGGDQALIDGFMVNGSAHLVGWFAGLVRKLQTGHIYQYAFGMIFGVAAFLTYWFNRV; translated from the coding sequence ATGGATATAAAAACGCTCTATCTGCTCGTTCCTCTTGCGCCTCTGGCGGGTGCCCTCTTGGCCGGCCTTTTTGGCAAGCTCATCGGCCGCACGGGTGCGCATGTTGTCACCATCGTGGGGGTGGCTGTTTCACTGGCAGCCTCGATACTGGTTTATCAGGATGTTCAGGCGGGCCACCATTTCAATGGCGTGCTATACACTTGGCTTGAATCTGGTGGCCTCAAGCTGCACATCGGATTTCTGATTGACCCGCTCACCGTGATGATGATGCTGGTCGTTACCTTTGTCTCGCTGATGGTGCATATCTACACCATCGGCTACATGGCAGATGACCCCGGTTATCAGCGCTTCTTCAGCTATATCTCGCTGTTTACGTTTTCGATGCTGATGCTGGTGATGAGCAACAACTTCGTACAGCTCTTTTTCGGTTGGGAGGCTGTAGGGCTGGTTTCCTATCTACTGATTGGTTTTTGGTACACACGGCCAACCGCGATTTATGCCAACCTCAAGGCATTTTTGGTGAACCGCGTCGGTGACTTCGGATTTCTGCTCGGTATCGCCCTGATCGCGGCCTATGCTGGCAGCTTGGATTACGCCGAAGTGTTTGCCAAGCGCAATGAACTGGCCGCCATGGTCGAAACCGTTACTGGCTGGCCCTTGATGACGGCCATCTGCATCTGTCTTTTCATTGGCGCCATGGGCAAGTCGGCACAAGTGCCGCTGCATGTTTGGCTGCCCGACTCAATGGAGGGCCCGACGCCGATTTCGGCCCTGATTCACGCAGCGACGATGGTGACAGCAGGCATTTTCATGGTGACCCGCATGTCACCACTGTTTGAATTGTCAGATACCGCGCTGTCCTTTGTTTTGGTGATTGGCGCGATCACTGCCCTGTTCATGGGTTTTTTGGGGATCATCCAGAACGACATCAAACGTGTGGTGGCGTATTCGACCCTCTCCCAGTTGGGGTACATGACGGTCGCGCTGGGTGTTTCTGCATACCCGATTGCCGTATTTCACCTGATGACACACGCCTTCTTCAAGGCCTTGCTATTCCTTGGCGCGGGCTCGGTGATTATCGGTTGTCACCATAATCAGGACATGCGTTACATGGGTGGCTTGCGCAAATACATGCCAATTACCTGGATTACTTCACTTCTCGGCTCGCTGGCCTTGATCGGCTTTCCGTTTCTGTCCGGTTTCTACTCGAAAGACTCGATTATCGAAGCCGTACAGGCATCGCACTTATGGGGTTCCGGCTTTGCATATTTCGCCGTCGTGGCTGGCGTATTTGTTACCGCGTTTTATTCTTTCCGCATGTATTTTCTGGTCTTCCACGGCGCAGAACGCTACGATCAGGCGCCGCACGACGAGCATCACGCCACCCATGGTGATCATCATGGGTCCAGCAAACCGCACGAGTCGCCTTGGGTAATCACGCTGCCGCTGGTGCTGCTGGCGATTCCATCCGTAGTTATCGGCTTCTTCACCATTCAGCCGATGCTGTTTGGTGACTGGTTTGGCTCTGCCATCATGATTGATGTGGTAAAGCATCCACCCATGGCGCATCTGACCGAAGAATTTCATGGCGCGCTCACCATGGCAATGCATGGGCTGGCCAGTCTGCCATTCTTCCTCGCCATAAGCGGTGTGGCGCTGTCCTGGTTCTTTTATCTCAAGCGTCCGGATATTCCTGCGGCAATACAAAAAGCCGTCATGCCGCTCTACACGCTGCTGGACAACAAATACTATTTTGACAAATTCAATGAGGTGTTTTTTGCTGGTGGTGCTCGCCTATTAGGGCGTGGCCTGTGGAAGGGGGGCGATCAAGCACTGATCGACGGCTTCATGGTGAATGGCTCCGCACATCTCGTAGGCTGGTTTGCTGGCCTCGTGCGCAAGCTGCAGACAGGGCATATTTATCAATACGCCTTTGGCATGATTTTCGGCGTCGCCGCATTTTTAACCTATTGGTTTAACCGGGTCTGA
- the nuoK gene encoding NADH-quinone oxidoreductase subunit NuoK — MISLSHYLTLAAILFAISIVGIFLNRKNLIVLLMAIELMLLAVNLNFVAFSHYLNDLSGQLFVFFILVVAAAESAIGLAILVVLFRNLSSIHVDDLDQLKG; from the coding sequence ATGATTTCGCTTTCTCACTACCTGACGCTTGCCGCTATTCTCTTTGCGATCAGCATCGTTGGCATATTTCTCAATCGCAAAAACTTGATTGTTCTGCTCATGGCCATTGAGCTGATGCTGCTTGCCGTTAATCTCAATTTTGTCGCTTTCTCACATTACCTGAACGATCTCTCCGGGCAGTTGTTTGTGTTTTTCATCCTGGTGGTCGCTGCGGCTGAATCAGCCATTGGCCTAGCGATTCTCGTAGTACTTTTCCGTAATCTGTCCTCGATTCATGTCGATGATCTTGATCAGCTAAAGGGTTGA
- a CDS encoding NADH-quinone oxidoreductase subunit J produces the protein MEFTTFLFYLFAAVMLFSALRVITARNPVHAVLFLVLAFFNAAGLWLLLQAEFLAIALIMVYVGAVMVLFLFVVMMLDINIERLRHGFWSHLPLGATIGVIMVVEMTTVLTGRYFSLGNFPAHVVPAGESNTKALARILFTDYVYPFELASVILLVAIIAAVMLTLRQRKDTKGLRPSDQVAVKRSDRLRIVAMASESETPVTESKGGAPL, from the coding sequence ATGGAATTCACCACTTTTCTTTTTTACCTGTTTGCAGCAGTGATGCTGTTCTCCGCGTTACGGGTTATTACCGCGCGAAACCCAGTGCATGCGGTGCTTTTTCTTGTGCTCGCTTTTTTTAATGCGGCTGGCTTATGGCTGCTGTTGCAGGCAGAGTTTCTCGCGATTGCCTTGATCATGGTGTATGTCGGGGCCGTGATGGTGCTGTTTTTGTTTGTCGTCATGATGCTGGATATCAACATTGAAAGACTGCGCCACGGTTTCTGGAGCCATTTGCCATTAGGAGCAACCATTGGTGTAATCATGGTGGTTGAAATGACGACGGTGCTTACCGGCCGCTACTTTAGCCTGGGTAACTTTCCAGCACACGTTGTTCCAGCGGGTGAAAGCAATACCAAAGCGCTTGCCAGAATTCTGTTTACTGATTACGTTTATCCCTTTGAACTGGCCTCCGTTATTTTGCTGGTTGCCATTATTGCGGCTGTCATGCTGACGCTGCGGCAACGCAAGGATACCAAGGGGCTGCGCCCGTCAGATCAAGTGGCGGTCAAACGCAGTGATCGTCTGCGGATTGTTGCTATGGCATCTGAAAGCGAAACACCGGTGACAGAATCCAAAGGCGGTGCCCCCCTATGA
- the nuoI gene encoding NADH-quinone oxidoreductase subunit NuoI: MGAKDFIGSLFLKELFKGMAVTGRYMFARKITVQFPEEKTPQSSRFRGLHALRRYPNGEERCIACKLCEAVCPALAITIESAQRDDGNGQTSRRTTRYDIDLVKCIFCGFCEEACPVDAIVETRIFEYHGETRGDLYYTKQMLLAVGDRYEEQIAADREIDARFR, encoded by the coding sequence ATGGGTGCTAAAGATTTTATAGGCAGTTTGTTTTTAAAAGAGTTGTTCAAAGGTATGGCTGTTACTGGCCGCTATATGTTTGCACGCAAGATTACCGTGCAGTTTCCTGAAGAAAAAACACCGCAAAGCTCGCGCTTTCGTGGGTTGCATGCGCTGCGTCGCTACCCGAATGGCGAGGAGCGATGCATCGCCTGCAAATTATGCGAAGCGGTTTGCCCTGCACTGGCGATTACCATTGAATCGGCTCAGCGCGACGATGGAAATGGGCAAACCTCGCGCCGCACGACCCGTTACGATATTGATCTTGTCAAGTGCATTTTCTGTGGTTTTTGTGAAGAAGCTTGTCCTGTGGATGCCATCGTGGAAACGCGTATTTTCGAGTATCACGGCGAAACACGTGGCGATCTTTACTACACCAAGCAGATGCTATTGGCTGTTGGCGATCGGTACGAAGAGCAGATCGCCGCTGATCGCGAAATTGATGCCCGTTTCCGTTAA
- the nuoH gene encoding NADH-quinone oxidoreductase subunit NuoH: MNALLAPIQQWLGPLFPLVWTLFKVALILVPLLLSVAYLTFWERKVIGWMHVRIGPNRVGPWGLLQPIADGLKLFFKEVVFPSAADKKLFLVGPVMAIAPALAMWAVIPFSSGWVLANIDAGVLYLLAIGSIGVYGIIIAGWASNSKYAFLGAMRSSAQMISYEVAMGLALISVLMVSSSLNLTEIVHGQAQGYFAAQGIGFLSWNWLPLLPVFAVYLISGVAELNRAPFDVVEGESEIVAGHMVEYSGMSFAMFFLAEYANMILVSAMVAVFFFGGWLSPVGFLPDGFFWLAVKISAVLFFFLWIRATFPRYRYDQIMRLGWKVFVPLTLVWILVIGVWMMSPLTIWK; the protein is encoded by the coding sequence ATGAATGCGCTTCTTGCACCCATTCAACAGTGGCTTGGTCCGCTTTTTCCTCTGGTGTGGACTTTGTTTAAAGTTGCGCTAATTCTTGTGCCATTACTGCTCTCAGTGGCCTACCTGACTTTTTGGGAGCGCAAGGTCATTGGTTGGATGCATGTGCGTATTGGCCCCAATCGTGTCGGCCCTTGGGGCTTGTTACAACCGATTGCCGACGGGTTAAAGCTCTTTTTCAAGGAAGTCGTCTTTCCTTCTGCGGCTGATAAAAAACTATTTTTGGTGGGGCCTGTCATGGCCATAGCGCCGGCCCTGGCGATGTGGGCGGTGATCCCTTTTTCTAGCGGCTGGGTCTTGGCGAATATCGATGCTGGTGTGCTGTATCTTCTTGCCATTGGTTCTATCGGTGTGTACGGCATCATCATCGCTGGATGGGCTTCAAATTCGAAATATGCATTTCTGGGTGCCATGCGATCTTCAGCACAGATGATTTCTTATGAGGTGGCCATGGGGCTGGCGTTAATCAGCGTACTCATGGTTTCCAGCAGTCTGAATCTCACCGAGATTGTGCATGGCCAAGCGCAGGGTTACTTTGCCGCGCAGGGCATTGGTTTTCTTTCCTGGAATTGGCTCCCCTTGCTGCCTGTGTTTGCGGTGTATTTGATTTCGGGCGTGGCCGAACTGAATCGTGCGCCGTTTGATGTCGTCGAGGGTGAGTCCGAAATTGTTGCTGGTCACATGGTGGAATATTCCGGCATGTCATTCGCGATGTTTTTCCTTGCTGAATATGCCAACATGATTCTCGTGTCGGCCATGGTGGCGGTATTTTTCTTCGGTGGCTGGCTATCGCCGGTTGGTTTTCTGCCGGACGGTTTTTTCTGGTTGGCGGTGAAAATATCTGCCGTTCTTTTTTTCTTCCTCTGGATTCGCGCTACTTTTCCGCGCTATCGCTATGACCAGATCATGCGCTTGGGCTGGAAGGTTTTTGTCCCGCTGACGCTGGTATGGATTCTTGTCATAGGCGTCTGGATGATGTCGCCACTGACTATCTGGAAATAG
- the nuoG gene encoding NADH-quinone oxidoreductase subunit NuoG, producing the protein MIDIEINGKALQVEPGSTIMDAAHQAGTYIPHFCYHKKLSIAANCRMCLVQVEKAPKPLPACATPITPGMKVFTHSELAVSAQKGVMEFLLINHPLDCPICDQGGECQLQDLAVGYGDSASHYQEEKRVVADKDLGPLVTTDMTRCINCTRCIRFTQEIAGVMELGQAFRGEHAEVMPFVEKTVDSELSGNIIDLCPVGALTSKPFRFSARTWELSRRKSISPHDSLGSHLIVQTKNDRVMRVLPRENEDINECWLSDKDRYSYEGLNSPERLSRPMLKQDGIWHEVDWSVALDYVVHTLRDVVKAAGGTAIGGLLSPHATLEELYLGQKLLRGLGCENIDTRLRHSDFSADGKRLGMPWLGMKIAELSQLDRVLVVGSFLRKDHPLIAQRLRQSAKRGAQITLLHSAGDDQFIKLAGQAIVPPSRLPSMLAQVVKAVCAKKGVAIETSDTDGAFAELTVSAEAEQIAQSLVSGRNTGILLGNFAQQHPQAAALHALANQLASLLGGRLGFLGEAANSLGAYVAKAVPQAGGLSAEAMLAQPRRAYVLLGVEPELDCAHGMQALAALSQAASVIVLSPFKSKAALGYADVLLPVSPFAETAGTFINCEGRVQSFYAAIKPLAETRPAWKVLRVLANLLDLPGFDYSSSEEIKAEALNLAQGESLEFVSGLDNGVSGISFHLPLANPATTQAVPLTERVADVPIHFADMLVRYAPALQKTKDAAIPVARMNSVTLARLGIASGGRVKVMRSGIHSDGAGDTVDTTKNSASHDIAAMMHAELDANLPDNVIRIATGHATTVAVGPMFTTLRVEKA; encoded by the coding sequence GTGATTGATATTGAAATCAATGGCAAAGCATTGCAGGTAGAACCCGGCAGTACCATCATGGATGCCGCGCATCAAGCGGGAACCTATATTCCCCATTTTTGTTATCACAAGAAGCTCTCCATTGCAGCTAACTGCCGTATGTGCTTGGTGCAGGTAGAAAAAGCACCAAAACCTTTACCCGCGTGCGCAACGCCGATTACACCCGGCATGAAAGTGTTTACCCATTCTGAGCTGGCAGTCTCGGCGCAGAAGGGCGTGATGGAATTCTTGTTGATCAATCATCCGCTGGATTGCCCTATTTGCGACCAGGGTGGCGAATGCCAGCTGCAGGATCTGGCGGTTGGCTATGGCGATTCTGCTTCTCACTATCAAGAAGAGAAGCGCGTTGTGGCTGATAAAGATCTCGGCCCGCTAGTGACGACGGACATGACCCGGTGCATCAATTGCACGCGCTGCATCCGCTTCACGCAGGAAATTGCGGGCGTCATGGAATTGGGCCAGGCCTTCCGGGGTGAGCATGCGGAAGTTATGCCGTTTGTTGAAAAGACCGTAGATTCGGAACTCTCCGGCAATATTATTGATCTGTGTCCAGTCGGTGCCTTAACTTCTAAACCGTTCCGCTTTTCGGCGCGCACCTGGGAGCTTTCTCGGCGTAAATCGATCAGCCCGCACGATAGTCTCGGCAGTCACTTGATCGTGCAAACTAAAAACGATCGTGTCATGCGTGTTTTGCCGCGTGAAAACGAAGACATCAACGAGTGCTGGCTCTCGGATAAAGATCGCTATTCCTACGAGGGATTGAATTCCCCAGAGCGGCTGTCACGTCCGATGCTCAAGCAAGATGGCATATGGCATGAAGTCGACTGGTCTGTGGCACTCGATTATGTCGTGCATACGCTACGTGATGTTGTCAAGGCAGCGGGCGGCACAGCCATTGGTGGCTTGCTAAGCCCTCATGCAACACTTGAAGAGCTGTATCTTGGGCAAAAGCTGCTGCGTGGACTGGGGTGCGAAAATATCGATACGCGCTTGCGCCACAGCGATTTTTCTGCCGATGGCAAGCGTCTCGGCATGCCATGGCTGGGTATGAAGATCGCCGAGCTATCCCAGCTTGATCGTGTGCTGGTGGTTGGTTCCTTCCTGCGTAAGGATCATCCACTCATCGCGCAACGTTTGCGTCAATCGGCCAAACGTGGTGCGCAAATCACTTTATTGCATAGTGCAGGGGATGATCAGTTCATTAAATTGGCCGGGCAAGCGATTGTGCCGCCTTCACGCTTACCTTCGATGCTGGCTCAAGTTGTTAAGGCCGTGTGCGCGAAGAAGGGTGTGGCCATTGAAACGAGTGATACGGATGGGGCGTTTGCTGAATTGACCGTGTCAGCCGAGGCCGAGCAGATTGCGCAGAGCCTTGTTAGCGGTCGTAACACGGGAATTCTGCTGGGGAATTTCGCGCAACAACATCCGCAGGCAGCAGCGCTTCATGCGTTGGCCAATCAGCTTGCCAGCCTTTTGGGTGGAAGATTGGGTTTTCTTGGTGAAGCCGCGAATAGCCTTGGTGCCTATGTCGCCAAAGCAGTGCCACAAGCCGGTGGTCTTTCCGCCGAAGCGATGTTGGCCCAGCCACGGCGGGCGTATGTGTTGTTAGGTGTCGAGCCGGAGCTGGATTGCGCGCATGGTATGCAAGCCTTGGCTGCACTCAGCCAGGCAGCGAGTGTAATTGTGTTATCGCCGTTCAAGTCAAAAGCTGCGCTAGGTTATGCGGATGTGCTTTTGCCAGTGTCTCCCTTTGCGGAAACCGCAGGGACTTTCATTAATTGTGAAGGTCGTGTGCAAAGCTTCTATGCCGCCATTAAACCCTTGGCTGAAACCCGTCCTGCCTGGAAGGTACTCCGGGTATTGGCGAATTTGCTTGATCTTCCCGGGTTCGATTACAGCAGCAGCGAAGAAATAAAAGCTGAAGCGCTGAATCTTGCGCAGGGCGAATCACTGGAATTTGTCTCTGGCCTTGATAACGGTGTTTCAGGTATTTCGTTTCATCTGCCGCTGGCAAACCCGGCAACTACCCAAGCTGTGCCATTGACTGAACGCGTCGCCGATGTGCCTATCCATTTTGCCGATATGCTCGTGCGTTACGCTCCCGCGTTACAAAAAACCAAAGATGCTGCTATCCCTGTGGCACGTATGAATAGCGTGACGCTTGCTCGCTTGGGTATTGCAAGCGGTGGTCGGGTAAAAGTTATGCGAAGCGGTATCCACTCGGACGGCGCTGGTGATACGGTAGATACGACAAAAAATTCTGCAAGTCATGACATAGCAGCGATGATGCACGCTGAACTCGATGCGAATTTGCCCGATAATGTAATACGTATCGCCACCGGACATGCCACCACGGTTGCTGTCGGTCCAATGTTCACAACGTTACGTGTGGAAAAAGCATGA
- the nuoF gene encoding NADH-quinone oxidoreductase subunit NuoF: MALIDAINPLLSTGWSKGDAGWRLKDYEARGGYAQLKRILVGKVSQDDLIAEIKKSLLRGRGGAGFPTGLKWSFMPRSFPGDKYVVCNSDEGEPGTFKDRDLLRFDPHAVIEGMIIAGYAMGASRGYNYIHGEIFSIYERFEEALDEARAAGYLGQSICGSEFSFELFAHHGYGAYICGEETGLLESLEGKKGQPRFKPPFPASYGLYGKPTTINNTETFAAIPFILGMGGDAFLAMGKPNNGGTKLFSVSGHVNRPGNYEVPLGTPFAKLLEMAGGMRGGRKLKAVIPGGSSAPVLPADVMMDTTMDYDGIAKAGSMLGSGAVIVMDETVCMVKALERLSYFYFEESCGQCTPCREGTGWLYRVVHRIEHGQGRAEDLDLLNRVTDNIMGRTICALGDAASLPVRSFIKHFKSEFEYHIEHGKCLVDPAVQSAGSGFFRTEGGL; this comes from the coding sequence ATGGCTCTGATCGACGCAATCAATCCGCTGCTGTCTACTGGCTGGTCCAAGGGTGACGCCGGCTGGCGTCTTAAAGACTACGAAGCACGCGGCGGCTATGCCCAGCTAAAACGCATTCTGGTGGGGAAGGTTTCGCAAGATGATCTGATCGCTGAAATCAAGAAATCCCTGCTGCGCGGACGCGGCGGGGCGGGTTTCCCGACCGGGCTCAAGTGGAGCTTTATGCCGCGCTCCTTCCCCGGCGATAAATATGTTGTATGCAATTCCGACGAAGGTGAGCCGGGAACATTCAAGGATCGGGACCTGCTACGGTTTGACCCGCACGCGGTCATTGAAGGCATGATCATTGCCGGCTATGCGATGGGTGCCAGCCGGGGTTACAACTATATCCACGGCGAGATTTTCTCGATCTACGAACGATTTGAGGAAGCCCTGGACGAAGCGCGTGCCGCTGGTTATCTTGGGCAAAGTATCTGTGGCTCGGAGTTCAGCTTTGAGCTTTTCGCGCATCACGGTTATGGTGCCTATATCTGCGGCGAGGAAACGGGCTTGCTCGAATCGCTCGAAGGCAAGAAGGGACAGCCGCGTTTCAAGCCGCCGTTTCCCGCGAGCTATGGTTTGTATGGCAAGCCTACTACCATCAACAACACCGAAACCTTTGCGGCGATTCCGTTCATTCTCGGCATGGGTGGCGATGCCTTTCTGGCGATGGGCAAGCCGAATAATGGCGGTACCAAGCTGTTTTCCGTTTCTGGTCATGTAAATCGTCCCGGTAATTACGAAGTTCCGCTGGGCACGCCATTTGCCAAGCTGCTCGAAATGGCAGGTGGCATGCGCGGCGGACGCAAGCTCAAAGCGGTCATTCCCGGCGGTTCGTCTGCCCCCGTGCTGCCGGCCGACGTGATGATGGATACCACCATGGACTACGATGGTATCGCCAAGGCCGGTTCCATGCTGGGTTCAGGCGCGGTGATCGTGATGGATGAAACCGTCTGCATGGTCAAAGCCCTGGAGCGGTTGTCCTATTTTTATTTTGAAGAATCCTGCGGTCAGTGCACGCCTTGCCGTGAAGGTACCGGCTGGCTGTATCGTGTGGTGCATCGTATTGAGCATGGGCAAGGACGGGCAGAGGATCTTGATTTGTTGAACCGGGTGACGGATAACATCATGGGCCGCACCATTTGCGCGCTAGGCGATGCGGCATCCTTGCCGGTGCGCAGCTTTATTAAACATTTTAAAAGTGAATTTGAGTATCACATCGAACATGGCAAGTGTCTGGTCGATCCTGCTGTGCAGTCTGCTGGAAGCGGTTTTTTCCGTACGGAGGGTGGGCTGTGA
- the nuoE gene encoding NADH-quinone oxidoreductase subunit NuoE, whose protein sequence is MLSPESLQKIDREIAKYPADKKQSAVMAALAIAQDEKSWLARETIEFVASYLGMPSIAAYEVASFYTMYNLEPVGQYKLTVCTNLPCALSGGAHAADYLKEKLGIDFNQTTPDGRFTLKEGECMGACGDAPVMLVNNKRMCSFMLPEQIDLLLAECK, encoded by the coding sequence ATGCTGAGTCCTGAATCCCTGCAAAAGATTGATCGCGAAATTGCGAAATATCCCGCCGATAAAAAGCAATCTGCGGTGATGGCGGCGCTGGCTATTGCGCAGGATGAAAAATCATGGCTGGCGCGTGAAACCATCGAGTTTGTGGCGAGCTATCTGGGCATGCCATCGATTGCCGCTTACGAAGTGGCGAGTTTCTACACGATGTATAACCTGGAGCCGGTGGGTCAATACAAGCTGACGGTATGCACCAATTTGCCCTGTGCTTTGTCGGGCGGGGCTCATGCGGCTGATTACCTGAAAGAAAAGCTGGGTATCGACTTTAATCAAACCACCCCCGATGGCCGCTTTACGTTGAAAGAAGGCGAGTGCATGGGCGCTTGCGGTGATGCGCCGGTCATGCTGGTAAATAACAAGCGCATGTGTAGTTTCATGCTCCCGGAACAAATCGATTTACTGCTGGCGGAGTGCAAATGA